The nucleotide sequence TACCGTATATTTCGAGATAAAACTATGTAAATTTAGAGGTAAAGTAGCATATATTTAAAAGTAATGCTATGTATATTGACCCTCTCCAGATCCTCCTAAAAGCTGTGTATATTGACTCTTCCCATATCTCACATTGGCGAGACCCTTATGCTGTGGGTACATCATTTAGTGCACTAGAAAGATGGTGATATCAGCCATTTTGAAGTCTTAATCTTCATATATAGTGAGCTTAAACGAATGATTATTTTAATTCATTTTGCATAAGAATTAGTAATGGGCATAGAAGAAGGTGTTGGCATGAGAAGACAATAAAATAATTGTCCTAagaatcagaaagaaaaaattaTGTGAATTTTCATATCACTCTTTTTCAAATTTCATCTTCATCTTGAAAATGTAAGCGCTATTTGTATATGTATGGATCATTTTGTGTTAGTGTATTTACAGATATATCACTATTTACATCTTTTAATATTATATCTCTTAATAATATATTTCAATTTCTAATTTTTCTCAGTTAATCATTTTGATGGTTTGTAACCCACCATCATTAACTCTAACTACACATGTGAAATGAATCCATTACCTATTGGCTCACATATTCCTTTATCATATTTAGATATATGATTCATTTTTTTTCATGAAAATGAGAAGACAGTTTCATCAACATACTGCAATGCAATGAAAACTAAACAAAAACAGACATTCTCAAATGTCTTGTTACAGTATgcaataaatttataaataatagttTGGGATCATAGTTATTGATGAGAGTAAATTTAGTAACATCATTCCACTTGGATTTTATATCAAACTaatataatttatcaattaaCAAGAACACAAACACAAAAATTAGTCAATGTTTCAATAAACAGGAGGGCAAGAAACTTTAAATTGTCCTTTTAACAAGAGAGATGCAGAAGTTCAAGCTACAGCCACAGTGTGGCTCAGCTTGAAGCTTCTTCTGAACTGCACTCCTGCAGAAGTCAAGAATTACATAACTTTCAGACATCATGAGATACTGATCTGAATTGTCATGTTCTGATATTTACATATTTCATTCTAGCTTTTGTATACACAAGGATTTGTAAAGGGAAAATATACAGAAAAGGAAGGATGAATAGGAAGAAGTGACTGCTGAGTAAATGGCACAAAATCACTAAATCTTGCACAAAGCATTCTTCATCTTCCGGTCATCCTtcactcttctcttcttctttttcatcgCAGATGAACACTGAATTAGGCACTAGAACAAAAAGGCAGTGGGACTAAATGCCGGCACAACTGAAGAAACATCTGAATACCTGAAAATAGAAAAAAGTGCCATGAGGATGCATCAAAAGGAGATTAAGAAAAAAGCTTACTTCCACTCCAAATATTTCCTCTGTACAGTATCAACAAGCACTAGTTGGAAATTAAATGAAATTTCTCATGTTCTTTACTATTTACTTCAAAAGCCTGTTACGGGCTTCTGCGTGCTCATCAGAGCACAAAAATGAACTAAGTTCAAGATGCTAATCCCCGGTCCAAAACCGGTTAACTTTGGTCCTTTTGGCAAAAGATGCTAGCGGGTGGGCGCACAGGCACTTGcatattaaaactttgaagccaaAATCATAGAATTTTCAATCATATTTAacttcagaattataatttgacCACTGACTAAAAGTATAATCTTCGAATGAGATGATGCTTTTTAGGTGATGTGATCCATCTTGTTCCTCCCAAAAATTTCACTTCCTCAAAAGCTAAACGAATTAGTCTATGACCTTTACTCTTTTCTCATGATTCCCAAATTGCAATCCCAAAGTTCCTAGGATCCCTCCATTAGCATAAAGGCTTTATTCTCTCCCATTCTATTTCAAGTTTCAAGCATAAAGGTGTGTATTTCAAGGTTTAGAGAGGTATGTCTTTTAAGATTCTGGAAGTGTGGCTGGTGAACCACTAAATCTCTAACAAGAAAGATGGAAGGAGAATAGGGAACTATCGGATGATTATGGCAGGAGAAAATgataagaataagaaagaaagcATAGAATTAGACAAACATCTTCTAGTCCTACAAAACTGTAACTTTGGATGTAATCTCTGTAGCTTTACCATACAGAGTTGACTTAGATTTATATGGCTTAAGAGATTGGAGATTAATATGCATACATGATGAGTTCAAGAACTAAAATGACAATTCTGAAGAAATTTTTGGAAAACTAGAAAACAATAAGAACTCCTCAATCTATTCACAAATAACATCCAGAAACAAGTCTGTGATTTACTAATCAACTCAATGCAGAGAGGAACAAATACTGTGCCAGATTACGAATTAAATGTATTTGAGCTTACACAGTAGTCATAGAAATTAATCCAAATTTCTCAATAACAATACCTTGTACAGAGGAATGCCACTGCAATTGTCATAACCCATAGTTTTTAGATGAATATGTTGTATTGGAGCATAGTAACTAATAACAGCCAATCTGACCGCGGGACTATACAGTGATATCAAAGAGAGAATCCTACAGAGGCAGACAGGACCAACAACAGTTGTCATTTCTACAAACACGTCAAAGCGAGAATCCTACAGAAGCAGACAAGGTCAACAACAGTTGCCATTTCAACTGTTTGCTTGGAGGTTCCTCGAATCAATCAAACAAACCAAAGCTGTGATGATCATTCGTGCGATTTCTGATCGATGTAAGCCTAGAAATTAATACAAGAAGACTTCGAGGGTGGGAGGGGTTACCGGTCGTGGTCACTGTGATCGCGAGGAAGGACCCGACGAGAGACGACGGCCTTGTGCTTCTCTGCCCCGTCAGCggtcatctttccatctcgggcaCCCGCCGCCGCCCTCGTCGGCGCGCCGTTCTCGGAGATCGCCGCGAGCGACGGCCTCCAGGGCTTCGAGGCGTCGTTCCCACGGCTGCGGCGACGGCGGCCACGGTCACGGGGATCAGTCCCCGTCCGGGCCGCCTGCGGCTTCTCCTCGGGCCGCGGCGCCCCGCAACCGCACTGGAGGAAGCTGGCGAGCCTCATCTGCTGTCGTCGCAACCACAGCGGAGCTGcccgtcttcctcttcttctgctCCCCTCTCGTGGCGTTTATATAGGTCCTGCCGGACCGCTAAAAGGACCAAAATACCCTCTTCATTCCATCACATAGTCCTCTTCGCAGAAATTAGAATAGGCAGGATTCTGGTGACGATGCTCGAAGGCTATTGATGGGACAGCGATGGACTCCCACTGCCCTCTCAGATCCTGTGGTGAATCAAGAGAAAGGAATTCTAAGGTCAAGTGAACAGCCTACTACTAGTCTCTCACTAACCTTAGTAAAGATCGGATCTTTGTTGGCCCAGGGAACAGCAGAAGCCTCCTACCAAGGGCTGCGTTGCAATCAGAGGCATCGAATGGAGCACTGAGTTGTGGCTGTTGCTGGATCGGAGGACTGGAGAAGACTCCAGATTACAGCACAACAAGATCCCTCAAGAAAGATGACCGGTGAATCGCTGTGTGTGGCTCTTGTCAGCCAGATGAGGAGGAGGTGGGAAAGAACAATTCCCTGGGACTGTGGGCTCTTGGTTGGGGGGTCCCCGGTGACTCTGTGAGGCCGCTGTCACGCAATTACTTCTGTTGTTGTTGTGCACCAGAACAAATGAGATCCTCTGCAGCAGACCAAACGAGCAAAGGCATCGACGAACACCACAGGTGGATGAATGGTGTCCGCGTGGCCATGGACGAACATTGTGGCGTTGAGTCACTGTCATCTGCGTTGGAGTGAGCTGCAGGGCCAGTATCATCATCAgcatcttcatcttcttcatgcTTTGCAGGATCAACAATTAATACGAGATAGAATAGATGTGGATTTGACTCGTGCAAGTTGCTTGCTCAAGAAAGGATCTGAGTGAAATATCTGGATCTCTACGAACAGTGTTTGTTGACGTCTCATTCGACTTAATACATGCACAAGAATTTAAGACGATGGTCTTAATACGTCCGACATGTCCTATTTCTAGAGCGCCAGAGTGCGTGGTCTGTCTCACTTAACTCGTCGTCGGATGAGGGGCCCAGCTTTGTCCAACACAAGGCAGGTAATTCGTCGAGTAGTTGGACGGAGGTGTGAGTCTATCAAAACCCCTGGTTTTCTGGACTACTTACGCACGTTTAAATCTCACGAGTACATCTTACTTGACTCATAAGCGTGGGGGCCATAAAAGTGAAAATGGAAAGGCTTCACCGCGCTAGGTCCTGCCCGTAATTTGGGACGCGTACTTTTATTGTGTTTGTGTATCGTCAATGAGAACTCCTTGCAAGCGCTTCTCCCTCCATCTCGACAAATGTCTTCTCAGTTGTGGTCGGAAGCATCAAGCGGCGGGGACGAGGAAACTGTTTGGTTTTAGGAACTGGATAttagtttttaatttttatttagtttttttaattatgataataatttttaagtttattttaattatattaggagtctttgatatagcaaattaggGATagctatttttatttttgttagaaattGTAATCAAAGGATTaataaccatatatatatatatatatatatatatatatatatatatatatataatatctttgaCTATTTTTCTTAAGTAATCAAATATAACTCAAAGCCTTTGGCAAATTTGGagattgatcccctcgaagtgatcaaatcTCTATCTACTTTCTTAGATAAAACCTTAaggttttatcatttggtatcagagtcatatgTCCTCAGTGCTACTTTGATGTTTATTCGATATTTCTAAAGTTCTTGCAGTGTGTCATAGACGCTTCCTCGACAATGTGTCCTTGGCGTTCCTAAAGTTCTTGTTGTGTGTCATCGGTATTCCTTTAATATCCTCTCCGACATTGCCATAGGCCTTAATGTCTATGCTACTAATAGTGACTTCAACTTCAATGCTAAGTAGTGCTCTCGAAATCAGAAACAAAACTTAGGAATTATAGATCTATAATCATAGGTAATAAACATTGATAATTCTATGAAAACCCAATTTAAAGCCTTGGAAGCAAAAACTAAAAGCAGGCCGCAAGAAACTCAATGATTTCAAAAATAGTTTACTTGAGAGTTTTAATAAAAATCAAcaagatgaaaatctagcttatgTAATTAAATAATTAGCTTATGTTACCAAGAGTATGATAATGGCTACCCTTGTATAAAAGTAAAATTTTCTAGATGGGAAGATAGAGATATGACTAGTGAGAGTTATAGAGCAAAGAAATTTTTTTACTTTCATAGAATTCCTAAAGATTCTAAAAGTAGAAATAGTTTCAATCCAACTAGATGAAGATACTATTCAATAGtatgattgatatgaaatatatcataaaGTTTCCTTATAGGAGTAGTTCAAAAAAAGTTTTCTTATTCATTTTGGACTATTTAAACATGAGAATGTGAATAGACAGCTTCCCAATATTTGTCATACTTCTACCATGTTAGAGTATCAAAGTCAATTTGAACAACCATTAAATCAGGCTAAAGATTAGCCTAAAAGATAATTTGTGAGAATATTTAATAAGATCTTAATCCAGACATTTgttatgaagttaaggctcgccAACCTTACATTATTAGAGTTGTAATTTCTTTTGCTCGAGTGCATGAAGAAAAAATTAACATGAAAAATTATCAAACTAGGAGTGTTAATAAATAGGTGATTAGCAAGTCAACTACTCCAACCATTTTTACGCGAAATTTTAATAttagaagactaacccaagaggaACTCAAAGAATGAACAACAAAGGATTTGTGCTGGCATTATGATGAAAGTGAAGTAGGTGTAGGGAAATataggagcgacatcacatgtgcaatagaagaatataaaacaaaaattcTCAATTTTCCAAAAGATGTTCATCATTGTGGGAAGATTGGTATATAAAGACTCATGAAACTGAAAACCACGTATGagataattgtgttacctagggagatcgtatattcttgaattcctatagatcttgttgaatctcggattttgatgatgaagtcaattgtcatttgtttgtctaatctgtgtgttgagataagtgtgcaggattaactacgatgaaagtaagacatgcagtaggagttgcgccggagtcatgacaatgatcacgttgggagttcgagagctcgacggaagttctaacagtcgtcggaggttctgcgggaacaaatccgagaagtccagaagcttgccaaaggagctcgtcggaacttgccaagtggatcgtcgcaagtccaggagtttgccggaagtccgtaggaggatcaccgagggttcgtcggatgatcgacggaagttcgccggaaactcaccggaagaagcgattgacgcaccggagcaagctgtagaatatgtcttaggaaataatcgtagttagcacattgattaagttagaaatgggaggtgatcccattagcttaatcttggggcaattaggcccctgaaagaatcaaattgggccgaatgaattaaccccttcggaccctgattgctgtgggaggtgcaaccgcccaagctaggaggtagcaccgcctaagctaTGTCtctcagcgagactgggcggtgcaaccgccccaaccaagaggtggcaccgccccgggctcagtctccgagcgagactgggcggtgcaacctcttctgtcaagaggtagcatcgctagagctcaagtttcgagctctgctaggcggtgcaacctccccagtcaggcggtgcaaccgcctgagctcggtctttgagctctggcagagaggtgcaaccgcccttgacagaggtggcatcgcccagaggctcagtcttcgagctctgccaggtggtgcaaccgccctagtcaggaggtgcaaccgcctgatcccggaatttcgggaattgacagatttgagctccaaatttgaactgggttggggcctataaataccccacccattcagcactgaaagcacagaacatacactcgaaatcttgctgtctttctgtggttcttagagctcaaaactgctagttctcctctttctgtttttcaaagtttgagttgtaaagagaggagagaaaactgctgtaagggttgtctcctaagcccgtcaaaaggagtgaatctgtgagagggtggttggccttcgtctattgaaggaaggcctctagttgacgtcggtgacctcgtcggtggaggaagccaaaagtggagtaggtcaagattgaccgaaccactctaaatctcggtttgcatttcctttgagcattttaccttcactgcaaacttctcaatagcttactgccctctgcgattttacgaacgagtttcaaggttcagacgtaaatctgcgtttagacgtaaatatgctttttcgtatgatcatcatattgcagattgcatttacgttttgagctttaccataactgcatactgcctttatactcctgcttaaactacgtcttatctaattaagtgatttacgaatcagcatttagacgtaaatcagtttcttcgtacgaacgtcggatttcagtttacgccgatattcaggttttcatcatagctgcaaactggctgcatagattgactttaaccttgcttagtatcaactttcatacagaagttgtttttatcgtttgaccgcagctttcaattttaatcgcagaaagttttccgctgcactaattcacccccccccctcttagtgctcttgatcctaacaattggtatcaaagcccggttaactctcaaacagattaaaacccaagagagatggcttacgccggaaaccaagagggccattctattacacgtccacccatgtttaatgggacggactacacctattggaagacccgaatgaggatctttcttatctctatggatgttgaacttaggaatcttgtcgaaaatggtttttcgaagtcttctcttccaatgatcgattggaatgatttggagaagaaggctttcgcttttaatgcaaaggttatgaatgccttattttgcgcacttgataaaaacgagtttaatcgtgtttcgatttgtgaaactgcatttgatatttggcacacactcgaagtgactcatgaaggcacaagtagagtaaaagagtcaaaaatcaatcttttgttacactctttcgaacttttccggatgaaaccgagtgagactattggcgacatgtttacccgtttcacggatgtcgtcaacggtctaaaaggactcggaaaaagtttttcggattttgagctcgtaaataagattctaagatcccttcctaagaattgggatcctaaagtcactgctattcaagaggcaaaagatctaaacaacttccctcttgaagaactaattgggtcattaatgacctacgagatgacttgcaaagctcatgaagagcaagaagacatccttccaaagaacaggaaggatatgacacttagaactttggaagaccacttgaaagaaaactcaagtgatgaggactgtgacaatgacttgccatttctaataagaaaatttaaaaaattcattaaaagaaacaagtttaagaatgacactaaaaataaacttgaacccaagaaggaccaagttatttgctatgagtgcaaaaagtcgagacactacaagagtgattgtccccaagccaaaaagagaacaacaaagaagaaggcgctcaaagcaacatgggatgattcaagcacatccaaagaagaggagtccaacaccgagtaagttgctcattacgccttaatggccatcggagaagaggtaacgaatttattatatgttgatttatctttcgatgaattattaaatgccttccatgacttatttgatgaatgcaagattatcaatagaaaatacaaattgctaaaaaaggagcatgatagtcttacttgtgattttgataagttaaaaactgaatatcatgatagtttaaattcatgtatcaaatgccatgatctagaaactctccaaaaagaaaacctgctacttaaggacaccttgaagaaattcgaggttggtagcaagtctttgaacatgatccttgcaaacaagggtcacgttccaaaaaagagtggaattggatttgtgagaagtcctcacctaaatccaaccaccttcataaaaggccccatcttacatgttcaacaccaaaccaaatgcaacttttgttgcaaatttggacacaagacgcattattgtccattcaagaaaataagtccaaacaaactgacttgggttcctaaaggaaccatgataaactctatgcaacatgataaacaatgtagatctatctttgaggcacccaaaagcaaatgggtacctaaaaatcatcctttcttgtagaaacccacaccatcgcaagctaggagcaagagatggtaccttgatagtggatgctcaaggcatatgaccggagatccatctcaattctctaagctcactagcatagacgaaggctatgtcaccttcggagacaacaacaagggtaaaatcattggcaaaggaaccataggtaacaaatccaacttctttattgaagatgttttgttggttgatggtttaaaacataacctcttaagcattagtcaattatgtgataaaggatacactgtcaaattcgaatctaatgcttgcatcatcgaaaaaccACAtagaaacatgtctatgattgcattaaaacaaaataacgtatacaccattaacatcaatgatttgtgtaatgaaatgtgtttttcggttttgaatgaggatgcttggctatggcatagaagattaggttatgctagcatgaaactaatcactcaaatatcatctaaagaacttgtaaaaggaattcctcatatcaagttcatcaaagataatgtatgtgatgcttgccaattaggtaaacaaattaagggtagcttcaaaactaagaatcaaataagcacctctaggcccttacaactgatccatatggacttgttcggaccaatctctacatcgagtctaggaggtagcaaatacgcctttgtcattgtagatgactatagcagatatacatggacttacttcttaaaacagaaaaatgaatgctttagatactttaccaagttttgtaaacttgttcaaaatgagaagggctttatgatttcgtcaattagaagtgatcatggtggagaatttcaaaaccatgatttccaagaattctgtgaactcaatggatacaaccataatttctctactccaagaaatcctcaacaaaatggggtagtagaaagaaaaaaattgaaatctacaagaaatggcaagaaccatgttgaatgaacatagcctacccaaatatttttgggccgaagccgtaaacactgcatgctatattttgaatagagttctagtaagacccttactcaccaaaactccttatgagttatggaataacaaaaaacccaatgtttcatattttaaagtctttgggtgtaagtgttttatcttgaatgaaaaggataacttaggaaaatttgatgctaaatccgatgaaggaatctttcttggttattcttcggtttccaaagctttttgtatcttcaataaaagaactttaattattgaagaatccattcatgttgttttcaatgagattttcgaaattaggaaaaatgattttgatgatgatgttaattttgattccttgaatttaaatgaaaccccgtctccaactagcaacttggataaatCCACTTccaagatttccttacccaaggattggaagtatgtagatactcatcctaaggagctaatcttaggagacacatcaaagggggttcaaacacgatcttctcttaaaaatttttgtgccaacgtcgtttttctctcccaaattgaacccaaatgtattgatgaagccatgaaagatgattcatggattatcgcaatgcaagatgaattgaatcaatttgagagaaatgaggtatggacgcttgttcctaggccaaatgaccatttagttattgatactaaatggatctttagaaacaagcaaaatgaaaatggtatcatggttagaaacaaggctagattagtggccaaaggtttcaaccaagaagaaggtatcgattacgaagaaaccttcgctcttgtggctcgattagaagccataaggatgctccttgcctatgctagtagtaataatttgaagttgtttcaaatggatgttaaaagcgcttttcttaaaggctatatttccgaagaagtctatgttgaacaacctcctggatttgaaaataatagtctccctaatcatgtgtttagattaactaaagctccctatgatttaaaacaagctccaagggcttggtatgagagacttagttcttttcttattgaaaataatttcataaaaggtaaggttgatactacattattcatcaagaactttgaaaataattttctcattgttcaaatttatgttgatgatattatctttggttctacgaatgaatctctttgtgaatcttttgctaaaactatgagtcttgaattcgaaatgagtctaatgggagagttaacattcttcttaggtctacaaatcaaacaactaagcaatgacatctttattagtcaaactaaatatgttatgagtttactaaagaagtttaatatgaataactcaaaagctattaacactcctatgagcacctccactaagttagaaattgatgaaagtggagaaagcttcgatcaaaaaacttataggggtatgataggaagtttactttacctcactgcaattagaccagacatcatgttcagtgtaggactttgtgctagatttcaatcaaaccctaagatatctcatatcaaagcagttaaaagaatactcagatatcttaatggtaccaaaaatctaggattatggtacccaaaatcagagaatcttgagttaattgcttatgctgatgcggactttgctggctgtagattagatagaaaaagcacataaggaacatgtcaattcttaggatatgcccttgtttcctggtcatctaagaaacaaaactcggttgcactatcaacaaccgaagctgaatatattgcagcaagtgcatgctatgcacaagttgtttggataaaaaacaccttagaagattataaagttcat is from Musa acuminata AAA Group cultivar baxijiao chromosome BXJ1-6, Cavendish_Baxijiao_AAA, whole genome shotgun sequence and encodes:
- the LOC135676499 gene encoding uncharacterized protein LOC135676499 yields the protein MRLASFLQCGCGAPRPEEKPQAARTGTDPRDRGRRRRSRGNDASKPWRPSLAAISENGAPTRAAAGARDGKMTADGAEKHKAVVSRRVLPRDHSDHDRYSDVSSVVPAFSPTAFLF